GAAAGCGAATGCATATGCTGCGTATGCGTTGGAATCAGTGTGCTGATCAAATGTGGACTGGATAAATTTCCGAAAGTCATCAGCCTGGCGCATTTACACCGGGTAACAGATTTACTTAGTTATTCGAATGCATGCTTTCGAACGCTATTatagttccagaatgaaattttgactctgtagtggagtatgcgctgatatgaaccttcctgtcAGATGAAtgatgtgtgccggaccgagactcgaactcgggacctttgccttttgcgggccagTGCTCTCCCGGTAGGTCACTTGccggcaaaaggcaaaggtcctgagctccAGTATCCgttcggcacacatttttaatctgctaggaagtttcattattatagTTCTTCGCATTAATGGTGCCACATACCATTATACAATTATTCGTGAATCATTTATGCAGAGGCATTCTGTGATACCTCTCCTTCAGAACATGCGAGATGTGAACGGGAAATACGAGTAAATatcaaaaacattttcaaaatgacTGTTGAGGAGAGCCTCAAAAAATGGGAAAACAACAAATCAAATACGAATAAATGGATTTAGTTCTAGAGACACTAGAAATGATAAAATCAGAATTAGTCTAAAGGGTCATAAGGGACTAAAAATTAGCTTGCAAAGTTTTTCTTGAGGCGTTCGTAACTTTCTCTGGAGTTATGTCTACCTGCTTAGTTGGGTGGTAACATGTTTGCCTCTCATgtactgggcccgggttcgattcccggacgcgttggagattttctccactcggggactgggtgttgtgttttcatcctcatcatcagccccaagtcacccaatgtggcgccgactgaagtaagacttgcacttggcggcggAACCCGAATGGgagctcccggccaacaatgccatgcggtcatttcatttcatttctggagTTATGTGCTGCGGCGCGATTTTTTCGTGGAATTTTAATCACCACCTTGGCagcaaaatcattttttttgctctGACCTGCATAGGGGAAAATTACCATAGCAATAGTAACGGAAAAATTTAGGAAATCATTTTTCACACGTACTCTGCGAGAGTGAAACgatcgagaaatagtctgaaagtagttCTGCCAAAAATTTAAGAGCGAATTGCACagttatgatgtagatgtagacgtagatgctgtCCTCGCTCCTCGCCATACTACGTAACACACACAATCCGGTGTAGCGTGAAACGTCCGACAGGCTAGCACAATCCTCAGAGAACATTTTCCTCTTCAGCTACCGAGGTCGAATGCACGACGGACTGTGCGTTCCCGTGTGTAGGAGACCAATGGGCTTAAATCGAGAGTGGGTATGGCCACGAAGCAATTGGCCCATCTCTCTGATCCAGTGTCAAAAGGATATAGATTCACTGCACACTCAGATCATTCATATTCAGCATGGAATGATATTGTGCTGTCAATGAGCTATTCCCTTTTCAGGAACGCTATTTAAGATTTATCGGTTTAAAAATTGTGTACTCTTATTCAGATAGAATAGCATTTACAATTATGGTCCTGTATCTCCATTTAAGTTTTCGATAGGTTCTCAAAATTACACAATGCAACTAATACCTAAATAATGTCATACCTCACCACCTTCAGAGTCCTTACTGGAACTGCTCCTTGTTGGTAGatgctattattattactgtttcacGTGATTTATGGACTGGCGCAATCCGTTCCAACGACTGGTTGTGAGAGTATAATAGGAAGGTGAATTCGATGTTGGCAAGCAGTCTGCTCCGCAAAGTTAGAACGAAAGACTAGCCGAACTCTCTGCCCCATCTGTCGGACCTATCACAGTGAAGAGTGTGACGTACTCTATTTGCTTGAGGCAATGTGAGAAGTACTGAAACTGATCCCGTAATATCTATACCAATTCTGATCATGGGGAACATTACTTTAGTCCTTGACAACCCATTACAGCTTATGAAAAAATTATTCCTCCCCGAGGACGTCATCCTGCGCAATCACACAATCGTGCGTTAGTTACTTCGGTAGATACAAGGATCTTTATTTGAATGGCGCATTAATTACTAGCAAGAACTGTTTTGTAATAAGAATTTCGTAAATGTAGTAACTTGTCGCAGTGTCCATGGTgatatacatcggaattaaacgtGAAAAATTTGCTTGCGGACCAGAATTTCAACTTGGAATTCCTGCTTATAAGGAGCGATCGCGGTAAGCATGAGAAGTCCTATTCCTGGCACAATTCTTGTGTCACCTTACAACATCCTCTCGACGGCGATATCATTGCAGACAGAGCACAACTTCAGTCTGGGAATGGAACGGGAAGATGGAGAAGCAACAATCACTGCATTTTCGTTAAGTGGTTTTtagccatggaaaacctaaatccaggTCGTCCGATGGAGAACTGAAGCGCCGTCCTTCCAAGTGCGAGTCCAGTATtttaccactgcgtcacctcgtccAGTGTGCTACTGCGATGAGTGGGGAATGTGAAGCAATTCTCGTTTGTCATTAGTGCACATGGAGTATCCCTGGTTCTAGATTAATGGACAAGTCCTCTGCTACTATTTCCTCGATTGGTGCTACTCCAAACATGGGAGATTCCATGCACGTAAGACTTCGGGATGTAAGAGGGAGTCATCGAAGACAGCGAGAATTTGAACGGGTTCAGGAGACGTCGTCGGATAGTCTGTTGGCTAAGGTGACTTTCTCGCAAAGACAAGAAATTCGTACTGTAGCCCTGGTACTGGAACATATTGTCATGAATTACCTTAAATGTAAATGGTTTGAATGATATCTTCTTGACGTTATGTACCTTGTGATATCCTGGTGTGTATGGATGCAGAGGCATAACTGCTTGTACAGGTCTTCCATTACCAAACTATTATTTCCCAATTTTGACTCTGACGAGTTTCCACCATCATTTCGGGTCAGATGTAGATCAGCAATGCGTGAGGCCATAATTTTTAGCTGAGCTGCTATGTGAATCATAACTACTGTAAAAAAGCAGTCCATATGCACGTTGATTAAAGCGATGAACGTCAGAGAGATAGCCTGTAAGGCGTAGGACAACTCGTACAGGGGTAAGGCGGTCGTGTTCGCCATTGGGAGTTGCTGGAGGGGTAGTCTCTTGTCGCCTGGGGACGCAACCAGTGGTGCAAGAATCCATACGAAGAGCAGAGAGACGTTGTACGCGTCCAGACCTTTTGAGATGCGACTGGCGCGCTGCCGAGCTTCCCTGAAGATCGCTTCGCGACACGGCTGGCCCCGCACGTACTCCGTCTGTCGCTTGACCAGCGCATCCAACCAGCGCACCAGCTGACACAAGCTGCCCTCGTCACGGAGGAAGATCGCCACCTTGAGCACGCCGACGATGATCACCGACACGTTGGACAGCGCCAGTGTGTAGTCTTCCAGTTCGCCTCGTAAAGTGCAGAGGTTGATGCCGGCTTCGGCAATGTGACCCAAACATAGCGTGATGATGGTGACAGTAAAGATGCGAAACAATCGCGAGCCTTGTAGTGGCCAAAGACCACATACACTCAGAAAACGCACGTCGTACTTGAGAATGGAGTCCGCAGTGTACTGCCATGTCAGTGACTTCGGTCCTTGAGTATCCAAATCCATGACGAAAAACGGCCAAAATCGTAGACTGTTACACTTCTGAGCTCCTTCCTTCTCTCCGCCGTTCACAGTCCCAGTACGAGCACCACTGACGTGAACAGGACAGCACTTCCGCAGTATCGGCTCCCTCCCCCACACGACTGCTCTTCTTATAAACGAAGAGTGCAAGATCGATTCAGAAGACTCTGAACGTTTTATCACAAAATCTGCTGACAGCCAGGTAGGTCTCACTGCACCTTAAAGAGAATTCCTGAGCTGGGTAATAGAATCTCTGAATTAAATGCGTATGACGATTTACGTCACTTCCTCGTGCATGACATCCACCGAAGGTTGTACCTGAAGTGTTGTGTAGCTCATCAATAAAACCAGACAAACGAAATCAAATGCCCctacaaataagtaataaattacggTGTGGTGTTTGCCAGCACGGTTATTACAAATAGTATTCAAAGGGAATATTGCTCTCTCCGCACAAATCCCGTTTCTCACAGTGTAAACGAGAAAAGTGGtcggaaataaataattaatcagacTCGATTAAAATTACGAGTAATTGCAAGTCAGTTGTAAACACAGCTAAAGTCCCTCTAATAGAGTCAATTGTCTAAGCTACTAAATGAATCATTTTGAGCTTCTGGTTTCTAATTCATATCCAAGACGTGACGTTCCTCAGTATCGGTAAACTGAATCTGTATTATAATAGAGATTCCACTTTCCCGTTCAGCAGAGTAATTTAATCGTAGAACAGACTGTGACATGATAGGGGGGAGGCAGGAGTGGCAGAAATACGTATGTATAACTTCACTCAGCGAACGGCTTTCAGAAATCGATTGCCTTCCAGGGATAATATGTAGCCTACTGCCAAAACTCTGATCTGTCTACAGTAACGTTTTGCGTATAGCACATCTTGTTGAATTTCTGGCAACGTCTTTGCTAATGGCGCCATTGTTCCAGGAAAGTCCTTGGTAAGATTTGGCATCATTCTGTAAAATGTTAATCTCGCCTTGGAGGTTAATATAGAAGTACTGTAAGTTACAGTATATGTAGAAGAGAGACATGCGTAACCGCAAATTGTGTTATTCGTTACTGTGTGTTCATTATTAAAAGACACAAGTATATCGAAATCATCCTCCTCTTTCTTCACAAAGGTTGTATGTTATATAAGAGTTGTGCACTTGTCAGTGCAAATTAAGAAATCTTATAATGATATAAAAAACGCTAAGCTTCAGCATTTGCGTATGGATGTTGTACTACTGACGCATACTCATGAATGAACAATCTTTTCTTTTGTTACTGGGATTCTTTTCAAGCTGATGAAGACCATTGCAGTTTCAGAGTCGCAGATAATATACCGTCAATCGTCAAAGAATTGTTTCTGAAAACTGTCAAAGGAACAGCTTTCGTGGTCTATCTTGCAACCCCCTATCTTCTATCTACGTCATATGTTACAAGAAACGTACTTAGAAAGCTTTGTTGGTATCACTTCGGCATGCAATCTCAGATTCTTTTCATTCAaaaatctttttcactttcactacgTATGTTAAGTAAAATATGGAGCGTAAGTACTACCACGTAAAAAGTTCCTCAAGCGAAAACTCGAACTGTTCAATTCTAGAAATGTCACGACAGGACTTCCGGTTGTCATTCGAAAATTATTCAGAAATACGGAGATACAGATATTTTGTATAACAGCAGAAGATGATGCTTAAAACTCTGGCTCCATTATATCTGAAAAGAAGTTTCTGAAAGGAGATAAAAGATGATGAACAATGAATTTCGGTGAGTTGCTACAGTAGACTCATACTGCCCTAGTGCTCTTTATTCTGTACTTCGTTCTGTCTGACGAGCGGCAGTCTGACACTGCTTTGTTTGCTACATACTTGAGGTGCTTCCGTATTGTTTTCCTCTGAAGTGCCAATGAAGGGTATTAGTCTATATCCTTACCACATCGATGTTTGTAATTACGATATGTGAAATGTAGGTTGTTCGTGTTATTACGGAAAGGTATTAGAGGAAAGGAGAGTTGAAAGCTAGAAATAGCACATAAAATTGCTATCGAATAGCACCAATTGGATCTGCGAGCTTAATTTTCCTAGTTACTGATGTGAGATCGTAGACAACAGTGTTACATAACATTACAACAGTGTTACATAACATTACTGTATCAAACACCGAAAAGAATAAAGGATGATTAGGTTTTAACGTCCCGCCAAGAATTATGTCGTTAGAGACTGAAGAAAAGTTCTGATTGAACAAAGACACAGGACCGAAAGAAAGAACCCTGCTTCAGCTATAGAACAGCCATGAcatgcaattaaaattgctacgaaCCAAAAATAGCCACGGCAGTCTAAAGTTTTTCACTTTCACTACGTATGTTGAGTAAAATATGAAGCGTAAGTACTACCACTTAAAAAGTTCCTCAAGCTAAAACTTGAAGTGTTCAATTCTAGAAATGTCACGGTAGGACTTCCGGTCGTCATTCGAAAATTATTCAGAAATACGGAAATACAGATATTTTGTGTAACAGCAGAAGATGATACTTCAAACTCTGGCTCCATTGTCATTTTTACGTTACAATTAATTTCAATGTGTTCTATCACCTTTAAACATTCATGTTTCTCAGGAGGTCGTGCCCCACAGATAttctatacactgacggaaaaaatatcacAACACAAAGAAACTTttcgacataaacggaagttggcaggagtgttctacatctgaaacatgatgccCAGTCGCGTTAAGAGCGGTGCTggtagcgccgctatgaggatgcaactAAGGTTTGCTTTCAATACACGGCGTAACAGTTGTTAACGTTAGGTACCTTTGAaattgaacgtggtgagttgatgttagtcaagaatgcctctaaggctACATAGACGCCATTATTAGTATCTAACTGAGTCTGAATGAAGTCATGTAgaagggctacaagaagctggatgatccttctgagatactgcagaaagactgtaACCACTGTAcgtgatttctggcagcggtggtcacgagcatGTTCtgtagcaagaagaccgggctcttgACAgctatgtggcactaccgagagggaagaccttcGTGTTAGGCGTAAGgccctggtgcatcgtactgcaactgcagcagcaatttgagcagcagttggcaccacagtgacacaacgaactgttaaaaataggTCACTCCAAGGATAGCGCCGAGCCAGATGCcccgtaacgtgcattccactgaccccaagccacCGTCATTTGCTACTTCAGAGGTGTCAAGTAAGAGCCGCATTGAAGGGCAGGGTAGAGCTGTGTTAGTTTTGTAATGAAACCTGTTTCTGGCTCGGTGCCAgtaatgaccgtgtgttggttagaagtcagccagttgagggcctgccacCAGCCTatctgtgtgctggacacactggatctacacctggagttgtgatcTGGGTTCCAATTTCGTGTAAGAGCAAgggcactttcgtggttatcccacacaccctggctgcaaatttgtaagtcaggctggtgattctacctgttgtgctcCCATACATttacagcattccaaggggtgttttccaacaggaaaacGGTCGTCCACATACTGCCTTgaaaacccaacatgctctaccgaGAGTCTACatgtcgccttggcctgctcgttcatcgGCTCTGTCTCAAGTCGACCACATACAGGACATTATAGGACGACAACTCCACCgtcgtccacaaccagcattaaccgtccctgtattgaccggccaAGTAAGACAGTCAAGGAACTTCACCCCACAGACAGACATCTGCCACCTGTACAACACGTTTGCGTGCTTGAATTGAACATATTGACGGTTACCCCGGTtgctaatgtaccagtatttcacatttgaaatggcttattccgcgcttacattaacctgtgatcttgtaatgttaattatttcaatttgttcTCTAGGCAAATGTACTCCTGAAACTCCTttactccaaaaaatggttcaaatggctctgagcactatgggacttaacttctgaggtcatcagtcccctagaacttagaactacttaaacctaattaacctaaggacatcacacacatccatgcccgaagcaagattcgaacctgcgaccgtagcggtcgctcggctccagactgtaacgcctagaaccgcacggccactccggcaggctcctTTACtccacattaaatattttttgatgctgtgatttttttcccgtcagcgtATCTaactgaaaaatgtcatattactgccttgagctgctggtaaaacactttgtttagacaaccagtttcgagCTTCTGAGCATCATACCAGTGGAGTTGTGGCGTCATCAGGATGCCAGCAGTCGACTCAGCGGTCTGTGTCCCTGCCCACTCAGCACCGCTGGGTGTGAGCCATGGGCGGAAAGCTGCATGCTTCTCGCTGGCACGGCTGAGATCTCAGCGACAACAAGTGTACTTGATCTGCcgtccgaatctgcagccctcgcctcaggattccgGTATGTGTTGGGATCAGGACACctgcccacagtagcgagccatggaatggcccgccgctggctggctacggaccctgcatctgcctcagagggtcgaaccagtgacgcgctgtggactggaatgctggcgccccatctactgctgcatgtagctggtggtgtggcATGCCCTGCTATCGAGGAGAGTTGcgacacttgaatgaatctcgttagaatcCTACAActatttatatatggctgtgcacctctgttttgctataTGCACCGTTTCGGGTCATGCACTCATAACATGctgggttggccagtgggccccttctccctgtgatttgcgacatgcaaaaccgctacATACGCTCTTTCAGCAATTTTATGggcctgtggcctctattctacttcgcaactgctggtatgcgtaactcactgcaatccagcccaCACCTGGCTGTGACTTGTGCTCAGACtgttgcacaaaactaactttccatatcctaaacggtggtgccgctactaGTTAATCaactgaaactggttgtgtaaataaagtattttaccagcagctcagggTGAAAATATGACTCTTTTTCAAATTAATGTTCGTAAGAACGTCTCCTTGTTCAGATgactgaaattaatttgtaaataattttagcaGCTGCTCAGAGGGATAATATCACATTTGTGTTTGAGAGAAAGTCTTCTTGCTCTGTTCTACTTCATAACAAGTTGTAAGCATTCTTCCTGACAATTTCTAACGTCTTTGTGGTGAATGATGCAAAGATGTGACAAATTTTGGATGCAACAAGTACGTATAGTGGATATATATTGAGGATTTTGGAAAATACCTTATGCCGCTTATCACCACTGGGATAAGAAATCGTGCACTATTTGTGACAACTTTGTAGTACTGATAAACTTTTCTGAAAAATGTCTGtgcttattaatttttttgtttcagtaaGATGAAACTAACTATGCAAATTGAATCGCTTTTAAAAGGACTCTAGAAAAGTTATGAAAGAAATGTAAAACCATAGTGAAACTCGACACGGGAGTGGCACTATTGTGACATATCCGAGACAGACGAGATCTTGATTGGATTGGatcgtttgggggaagagaccaaacagcaaggtcatcggtctcatcggattagggaaggatggggaaggaagtcggccgtgccctgtcaaaggaaccatcctggcatttgcctggagcgatttagggaaatcacggaaaacctaaatcaggatggcaggacgcgggattgaaccgtcgtcctcccgaatgcgagaccagtgtgctaacaactgcgccgccACGCTTGGTGAGACGAGATCTGGAATCGAGAGTGAATGGACGCAACTGTGGCATTCTTACGGCGGCTCAGTCGCGGCAGATAGGTGTAATGTGGTTTGGAGCGAGGTCTGAAAGAACTGTCGTAGCCCTGTTCCTCCGCGGTGCTGATGGCACTTGTAGTGGTCTCCAGTCACAGGCTTTAGAGGACGCGTCTATATGATTGCTAGTACAGGGGGAGGCTTTAGAGAAAGTTTACATAATTTGTGTCATAGGTATTACCCTGCTGGAATAAGCCCGCTTAGTAGTTTCCACAAGGGTCCACCCTCTCTTTTCCGGGAGGGAaccattaaaaataaaatcaaataaattacAAGAACTAACGGTGAGGTGCTCTTTCTTATAAGTCAGTGGGGTCTCGGTCTGTGCATCTCTTCTGTAGAGAAAAGTCTAACACGCCTGTGACGCGTTAAAGAGCAGTCTTCACCATGTCTGCACAGCAACAATATCTGCTATCACTTCGCTTGTGCATCTCGCCAGAAGTAGCACATGAGTACGTTAAAGGTGTTGTTTTGTCCCAGTCTTCTCTAAAAATATTCACAATAGATTAGGAGGTCTTATCTGTAATCAACTCTTTAATCAACTCTTTTGTTGGTGTAGATTAATGACTACCTATTATTGGTAGTTGATGTTATACGAGAGCCATTCGATTAGTAACGCAACACATATTTCTTCGGCctttttcggttgaaaaaatgcggaattagtTGTTAGACATCGTTGAATACTCCCAGTTCACCCCTAGAGTTTCAGGAACGTCCAGTagttggcagcgctatacgtagctttcaaaatggcgggTGCATTCCAGGCAGTgagctgtctttgagtttcttttggcgaagaCCAGAACATCGCAAATATTCATGGGCGCTTGTAGAATTTCTACGGAGACCTTGCagttaacaaaagcacggtgagtctttgggtgAGGCGTCTGACATTATAGCAACAAGGTAGCGCAAATCTGCCCGATCTATGAGTgctggccggccacacacagctgtgctaccctcaggaaattgaagaaacgacatcagcgtgttctctttctccatgacaatgcaaggcctcacacaagtctgcgcaccccaaAGGACCTCACATAACTTCATTGAACTgcttttcctcatccaccctacagcccacatCTTGCGCCTTCCGACTATAAACTCTCTGGCacgatgaaggatgcactctgcgagaAGCAgtacatagggggggggggggggttactgatgcagcaagacgttggctggctccgacattgaccattagagtggtaccatgcgggcataatgACTCTCCCAGTAAGCTGGAGTAagcccgtcgcattgaacggagattacgttgaaaaatgagGTTTTGTAACCACAAGAGTgaagaataatgtggtgtattggaatactgaataaaatcaaccaGGTTTCAGAGAAAAAAGTGCTGCTTTACTTATTGAAAAACCCCCATAGTTTGAAGAACCGACTTCCAAGTAAATTTTGAGGTCAATTCTTGAATACATTCAaagaattttcaaaattctttaaaAAGAACCACTGAATTTTGATACATGGAAGTC
This DNA window, taken from Schistocerca piceifrons isolate TAMUIC-IGC-003096 chromosome 4, iqSchPice1.1, whole genome shotgun sequence, encodes the following:
- the LOC124795956 gene encoding odorant receptor 43a-like — translated: MDLDTQGPKSLTWQYTADSILKYDVRFLSVCGLWPLQGSRLFRIFTVTIITLCLGHIAEAGINLCTLRGELEDYTLALSNVSVIIVGVLKVAIFLRDEGSLCQLVRWLDALVKRQTEYVRGQPCREAIFREARQRASRISKGLDAYNVSLLFVWILAPLVASPGDKRLPLQQLPMANTTALPLYELSYALQAISLTFIALINVHMDCFFTVVMIHIAAQLKIMASRIADLHLTRNDGGNSSESKLGNNSLVMEDLYKQLCLCIHTHQDITRFIVHLEKVMNPIAMMQLALGVFNGCMLIFPAAYSAESGSLLKILVSAPAVSTQLLLYCLGAHSVREQGELVSLAAYSCGWPDADARFRKASLLIMARAQRALRLTAGGIYPIQRATFLSLLNAGYSYYAVLQNFTGR